A genomic window from Candidatus Zixiibacteriota bacterium includes:
- a CDS encoding VCBS repeat-containing protein: protein MAPPANPHNPKPLDHSLFCAILTLKEYSHTTSKEITNMKSLTLFRNCILVALLVTLSSISAFSQDMFAPPVNYATGDAPFPVFSIDFNSDGNNDLVTANTDSHNVTILLGNGDGTFQGAVNYAVGYSPISVFSIDFNGDGDNDLASANRSSDNVSILLGNGDGTFQSAV, encoded by the coding sequence ATGGCACCACCTGCAAACCCCCACAACCCGAAACCCCTTGATCATAGCCTCTTTTGTGCTATATTGACTCTCAAGGAGTACTCACATACTACTTCTAAGGAGATTACAAACATGAAGTCTCTAACGCTATTCAGAAATTGCATATTAGTTGCCTTGCTGGTGACATTATCAAGTATTAGTGCTTTCTCACAGGATATGTTTGCCCCACCTGTTAACTACGCCACCGGAGATGCCCCTTTCCCTGTTTTCTCAATTGATTTCAACAGCGATGGCAACAATGATCTGGTCACTGCGAACACAGACTCTCACAATGTTACGATACTGCTGGGCAATGGCGACGGAACATTCCAAGGTGCGGTTAACTATGCCGTCGGATATAGCCCTATCTCTGTTTTCTCGATTGATTTTAACGGCGATGGCGACAATGATCTTGCGTCTGCGAACCGAAGCTCTGACAATGTTTCGATCCTGCTGGGCAATGGCGACGGAACCTTCCAGTCTGCGGTT